Proteins found in one Geomonas subterranea genomic segment:
- the fabD gene encoding ACP S-malonyltransferase, producing MQSYAFIFPGQGSQHAGMGKDLADNFKTAKVAFEEADDALGFSLSKLCFEGPEEDLKLTANTQPAILAASVAAFRVLREESPLAPSFVAGHSLGEYSALVAAGALDFADALRTVRARGSYMQDAVPVGVGAMAAILGAEAEVLKEICAEAAQGEVVSPANFNSPGQIVVAGHTGAVNRAIEIAKARGFRKAMLLPVSAPFHCALMKPAADRLAQTLEAVQVNALTAPVVSNVEAKPNSDAARVKPLLVEQVCAPVLWEQIIQNIVAAGVTNFVEIGPGKVLAGLVKRIDKEASCCNVQDAAGVKAITEVA from the coding sequence ATGCAATCCTATGCATTCATCTTCCCGGGGCAGGGTTCCCAGCACGCCGGGATGGGGAAGGATCTGGCGGATAACTTCAAGACCGCCAAGGTCGCTTTCGAGGAGGCCGATGACGCGCTCGGCTTCTCCCTTTCGAAACTCTGCTTCGAGGGGCCCGAGGAGGATCTGAAACTCACCGCGAACACCCAGCCCGCCATCCTGGCCGCCAGTGTCGCGGCATTCCGGGTGCTCAGGGAGGAATCTCCGCTGGCTCCCTCCTTCGTGGCCGGCCACTCGCTGGGCGAATACTCGGCGCTGGTCGCCGCGGGCGCCCTCGACTTCGCCGATGCGCTGAGGACCGTCAGGGCGCGTGGCAGCTACATGCAGGACGCCGTCCCGGTCGGGGTAGGGGCCATGGCCGCCATCCTCGGCGCCGAGGCGGAGGTGCTCAAGGAAATCTGCGCCGAGGCCGCGCAGGGCGAGGTGGTCTCCCCGGCCAACTTCAACTCTCCCGGCCAGATCGTCGTCGCCGGGCACACCGGCGCCGTTAACCGCGCCATCGAAATCGCCAAGGCCCGTGGTTTCAGAAAGGCGATGCTCCTCCCGGTCTCCGCACCCTTCCACTGTGCGCTGATGAAGCCCGCCGCCGACCGGCTGGCCCAGACGCTCGAGGCGGTGCAGGTGAACGCGCTGACCGCCCCGGTGGTCAGCAACGTCGAGGCGAAGCCGAACTCCGACGCGGCCCGCGTCAAGCCGCTCCTCGTGGAGCAGGTCTGCGCGCCGGTCCTGTGGGAGCAGATCATCCAGAACATCGTCGCCGCCGGCGTCACCAACTTCGTCGAGATCGGCCCGGGCAAGGTGCTGGCGGGTCTCGTGAAGAGGATCGACAAGGAAGCCTCCTGCTGCAACGTGCAGGACGCCGCTGGCGTAAAAGCAATCACGGAGGTGGCGTAA
- a CDS encoding beta-ketoacyl-ACP synthase III, with amino-acid sequence MIRPRITGTGSAVPEKVLTNFDLEKMVDTTDEWIVTRTGIRERRIASEGEYTSTFATAAAERALAAAGVKAEEIDLIVVGTLTPDFPFPATACIVQQALKATNAFCFDLSAACSGFIYALSTAQKFIVSGQVKKALVIGAEVLSRIVDWNDRNTCLLFGDGAGAVVLEAQEGENGILSTHMHSDGNYWEILYQKGAGSRNPASHKNVDEGLVYLTMQGNEVFKLAVRAMGEVAMEALEANGLTPDDVKLFIPHQANQRIVDSVGKRLGITGERVFVNLDRYGNTSAASIPIALDEAVRAGRLKEGDLLLLDAFGGGLTWGSALVRW; translated from the coding sequence ATGATTAGACCGAGAATCACCGGTACCGGCTCCGCCGTGCCGGAGAAAGTGCTGACCAATTTCGACCTTGAGAAGATGGTGGACACCACCGACGAGTGGATCGTCACCAGGACCGGCATCCGCGAACGCCGCATCGCCTCCGAGGGGGAATACACCTCGACCTTCGCCACCGCGGCCGCCGAGCGCGCGCTGGCGGCCGCCGGAGTAAAGGCGGAGGAAATCGACCTGATCGTGGTGGGTACCCTCACCCCGGACTTCCCGTTCCCGGCCACCGCCTGCATCGTGCAGCAGGCCCTCAAGGCCACCAACGCCTTCTGCTTCGACCTCTCCGCAGCCTGCTCCGGCTTCATCTACGCCCTCTCCACCGCCCAGAAGTTCATCGTCTCCGGACAGGTGAAGAAGGCCCTGGTGATCGGCGCGGAGGTGCTCTCCCGCATCGTCGACTGGAACGACCGTAACACCTGCCTGCTCTTTGGCGACGGCGCCGGCGCCGTGGTGCTCGAGGCGCAGGAAGGGGAGAACGGCATCCTCTCCACCCACATGCACAGCGACGGCAACTACTGGGAGATCCTGTACCAGAAAGGCGCCGGCAGCCGCAACCCCGCCAGCCACAAGAACGTGGACGAGGGGCTGGTCTACCTGACCATGCAGGGGAACGAAGTGTTCAAACTGGCCGTGCGCGCCATGGGCGAAGTCGCCATGGAGGCACTCGAGGCCAACGGGCTCACCCCCGACGACGTCAAGCTCTTCATCCCGCACCAGGCCAACCAGAGGATCGTCGACTCCGTCGGCAAGCGCCTGGGCATCACCGGCGAGCGGGTCTTCGTCAACCTGGACCGCTACGGCAACACCTCGGCGGCGTCGATCCCGATCGCGCTGGACGAGGCGGTGCGCGCCGGACGTCTCAAGGAAGGCGACCTGCTGCTCCTCGACGCCTTCGGCGGCGGCCTCACCTGGGGTTCCGCCCTGGTGCGCTGGTAA
- the plsX gene encoding phosphate acyltransferase PlsX, which translates to MRVAVDVMGGDNAPHVEVEGAVAAAREFGIPVTLVGDVEKVQAELARHDCKGLDIEVWHASEVVGMHDSASDAVRKKKDSSIRVAFELVKGGEAVAVVSAGNSGATMAAGMFVLKRMKGIDRAAIAQLFPTVTGKTLVLDVGGNVDCKPIHLVQFAVMGEVYAKFVMGVDKPRVGLLSNGEEDSKGNELTRETSVLLREKPINYIGYVEGRDIFNGSVDVVVCDGFVGNVALKLSEGLAEAVGKMLKAEIKRSFLSQIGYLLSRKAFNNFKKTVDYAEYGGAPLLGINGVGMICHGGSNTKAIKNAIRFAHEYALKGVNGRMAEKLNESFPGETRERTGQNPDATERVAS; encoded by the coding sequence ATGAGAGTTGCTGTCGATGTAATGGGGGGCGACAACGCCCCTCATGTTGAAGTAGAAGGTGCAGTAGCTGCCGCCAGAGAATTCGGCATCCCGGTAACTCTGGTCGGCGACGTTGAAAAGGTGCAGGCCGAGCTGGCCCGCCACGACTGCAAGGGGCTGGATATCGAAGTCTGGCACGCCTCGGAAGTGGTGGGCATGCACGACTCCGCCTCCGACGCCGTGCGCAAGAAGAAGGACTCCTCCATCCGGGTCGCCTTCGAGCTGGTCAAGGGAGGCGAGGCCGTCGCGGTGGTTAGCGCCGGCAATTCGGGTGCCACCATGGCGGCCGGTATGTTCGTCCTGAAAAGGATGAAGGGTATCGACCGCGCCGCGATCGCCCAACTCTTTCCCACCGTTACCGGCAAGACCCTCGTTCTCGATGTCGGCGGCAACGTCGACTGCAAGCCGATCCACCTGGTTCAGTTCGCCGTCATGGGCGAAGTGTATGCCAAGTTCGTCATGGGGGTCGACAAGCCCAGGGTTGGCCTGCTCTCCAACGGGGAGGAGGACAGCAAGGGTAACGAACTCACCCGCGAAACCAGCGTCCTCCTGCGCGAAAAGCCCATCAACTACATAGGTTACGTGGAAGGCCGGGACATCTTCAACGGCTCGGTGGACGTCGTCGTCTGCGACGGTTTCGTCGGCAACGTGGCGTTGAAACTCTCCGAGGGGCTGGCCGAGGCTGTGGGGAAGATGCTCAAGGCCGAGATCAAGCGCAGCTTCCTCTCCCAGATCGGCTACCTCCTAAGCCGCAAGGCTTTCAACAATTTCAAGAAGACCGTAGACTATGCCGAGTACGGCGGTGCGCCTCTGCTTGGGATCAACGGCGTGGGGATGATCTGCCACGGCGGCTCGAATACCAAGGCTATCAAGAACGCAATCCGCTTTGCCCATGAATACGCACTCAAAGGGGTGAATGGCCGCATGGCCGAAAAGCTCAACGAGAGCTTCCCCGGCGAGACTCGCGAGCGTACCGGCCAAAACCCGGACGCCACAGAAAGGGTTGCTTCATGA
- the rpmF gene encoding 50S ribosomal protein L32, whose amino-acid sequence MAVPKKKTSKSRKNMRRAHDFLTAPTVSTCPQCKAPKLPHCVCPSCGTYKGRQVLKAEEL is encoded by the coding sequence ATGGCTGTACCTAAGAAGAAGACCTCCAAGTCGCGCAAGAACATGAGGCGTGCGCACGATTTCCTCACCGCTCCCACCGTTTCGACCTGCCCGCAGTGCAAGGCCCCGAAGCTGCCGCATTGCGTCTGCCCGTCCTGCGGCACCTACAAGGGACGTCAGGTGCTGAAGGCTGAAGAGCTCTAG
- a CDS encoding YceD family protein, translating into MKIEIDKVKKKQLDLSESELATHYPALVAMEKAGECVFTAPVNAQVAAIWEYDHVRAAGKVESAVRLTCSRCLTEYDFPISTEFTIFYTESKGEDLDEEVELSDEELISATYSGDEIDMDPEIAEQVMLEVPYKPLCSETCRGLCPECGADLNAGECGCDRGEINLKMAALKKIKIEK; encoded by the coding sequence TTGAAGATAGAGATAGACAAGGTGAAAAAGAAGCAGCTCGACCTCTCTGAGTCGGAGCTTGCCACACACTACCCGGCCCTGGTCGCGATGGAAAAAGCGGGCGAGTGTGTCTTCACCGCTCCGGTCAACGCCCAGGTAGCAGCAATCTGGGAATACGACCATGTCAGGGCCGCCGGGAAGGTGGAGAGCGCGGTCCGCCTCACCTGCTCCCGCTGTCTCACCGAGTACGATTTCCCGATCTCCACGGAGTTCACCATCTTCTACACCGAGAGCAAGGGTGAGGATCTGGATGAGGAAGTCGAGCTTTCCGACGAGGAGCTCATCTCGGCCACCTATAGCGGCGACGAGATCGACATGGATCCCGAAATCGCCGAGCAGGTCATGCTGGAAGTACCCTACAAACCGTTATGCAGCGAGACGTGCCGCGGGCTTTGCCCCGAGTGCGGAGCTGACCTGAACGCCGGAGAGTGCGGCTGCGATCGCGGCGAGATAAATCTGAAGATGGCCGCCCTGAAGAAGATCAAGATAGAAAAGTAA
- the sppA gene encoding signal peptide peptidase SppA — protein MKKLLLWIAAFCLGILILFAACVAVVTALVGDRDTLAGGDGVGIVELKGVIVDGQEIIRQLRAMKKDEHAKAVVFRVDSPGGVVGPSQEIYAAVRDLAKAKKVVVSMGSVAASGGYYVSAPATLIYANPGTITGSIGVLMKFSNLEGLMDKVGMKAFTIKTGKFKDTGSPSRTMTDEEKEMLQGVIDSTHGQFVKAVAQGRRLPEAQVRSIADGRIFSGEQALALKLVDRIGTMQDAIDEAARLGGVKGEPRLIRPAKKKGHPIDYLMESAAQRLGVLSDSDSGVSVDYRLGW, from the coding sequence ATGAAGAAACTGCTACTGTGGATCGCCGCCTTTTGCCTTGGAATCCTGATTCTGTTCGCCGCCTGCGTCGCAGTCGTCACGGCCCTGGTCGGCGACCGTGACACGCTGGCCGGAGGAGACGGGGTCGGCATCGTCGAACTGAAAGGCGTGATCGTCGACGGGCAGGAGATCATACGCCAGCTGCGCGCCATGAAGAAGGACGAGCACGCGAAGGCCGTGGTGTTCCGTGTGGATTCCCCCGGCGGGGTGGTCGGCCCCTCCCAGGAGATCTACGCGGCGGTGCGGGATCTGGCCAAGGCGAAGAAGGTCGTGGTCTCGATGGGAAGCGTGGCGGCCTCCGGCGGCTACTACGTCTCGGCCCCGGCCACCCTCATCTATGCGAACCCCGGCACCATCACCGGAAGCATCGGGGTGCTGATGAAGTTCTCCAACCTCGAGGGACTGATGGACAAGGTCGGCATGAAGGCCTTCACCATCAAGACCGGCAAGTTCAAGGATACCGGGTCCCCCTCGCGCACCATGACCGACGAGGAAAAGGAGATGCTGCAGGGGGTGATCGATTCCACACACGGCCAGTTCGTGAAGGCCGTGGCCCAGGGGAGGAGGCTTCCGGAGGCGCAGGTGCGGAGCATCGCCGACGGCAGGATCTTCTCCGGCGAGCAGGCTCTCGCCCTGAAGCTCGTGGACCGCATCGGCACGATGCAGGACGCCATCGACGAGGCCGCCCGGCTGGGAGGCGTCAAGGGGGAGCCGCGGTTGATCCGTCCCGCCAAAAAGAAGGGGCACCCCATCGACTACCTGATGGAAAGCGCGGCCCAGCGGCTGGGCGTGTTGTCCGATTCCGACAGCGGCGTGAGCGTCGATTACCGGCTCGGCTGGTAG
- a CDS encoding metallophosphoesterase family protein encodes MRVLVISDSHGNYAHAFKAHQLAGPVDHIVHLGDGCEDARMMEEVLEVPVHRVAGNCDLDRQVPAELTLEFGTCRFLLTHGYRQQVKSGLSQLIGRGMQLGASVVLYGHTHHADVRSTDGMLLVNPGALKEGLPGTYAIVTVEGDAASAEIFPL; translated from the coding sequence ATGAGAGTACTGGTAATCTCCGACAGCCACGGCAACTACGCCCATGCCTTCAAGGCGCATCAGCTTGCCGGTCCGGTCGATCACATCGTTCATCTCGGGGATGGCTGCGAGGACGCTCGCATGATGGAGGAAGTGCTGGAGGTGCCGGTACACCGGGTGGCGGGCAACTGCGACCTCGACAGGCAGGTACCGGCGGAACTCACGCTGGAGTTTGGGACGTGCCGGTTCCTGCTGACCCACGGCTATCGCCAGCAGGTGAAAAGCGGGCTGTCCCAGCTGATAGGAAGGGGAATGCAACTGGGGGCGTCGGTGGTGCTCTACGGCCATACCCACCACGCGGACGTCCGGTCGACGGACGGGATGCTGCTGGTAAACCCGGGCGCACTGAAGGAGGGGCTACCCGGAACCTACGCCATCGTCACGGTCGAGGGAGACGCAGCCAGCGCCGAGATCTTCCCTCTCTAG
- a CDS encoding response regulator transcription factor: protein MGKILIVDDDAAFVGALKDKIQALYPLLDVITCTEPLLALTILRQGKVDLLLVDLEMPTLDGSKIFSYALSVGIDKNRIVILSGRDSDYLHEQFPMGTCLAVLNKYEAKQKAVLDMIFSSMQRKAAGS from the coding sequence ATGGGAAAAATTCTGATCGTTGATGACGATGCGGCCTTCGTGGGAGCGCTGAAGGACAAGATACAGGCGCTTTACCCGTTGTTGGACGTGATAACCTGCACCGAACCGCTGCTGGCGTTGACCATACTGAGGCAGGGTAAAGTCGACCTCCTGCTGGTGGACCTGGAGATGCCAACCCTTGACGGGTCCAAGATCTTCAGCTACGCCCTGTCGGTGGGGATCGACAAGAACCGGATCGTGATCCTTTCCGGGCGGGACTCGGACTATCTGCACGAACAGTTTCCGATGGGGACCTGTCTGGCCGTTTTGAACAAGTATGAGGCGAAGCAGAAGGCGGTGCTGGACATGATCTTCAGCTCCATGCAGAGAAAGGCGGCGGGGAGTTAA
- a CDS encoding ABC transporter substrate-binding protein, whose amino-acid sequence MIPASDSRAGGKLVAALLTCDLPRYRDAHRAFVKALVQKGYDQSNVEVITQTPNPDLISWSNSVRKFNAIGADVIVAYGASAALASLREAQDIPVVFADVYGPVETGVARSMTSSGRNCAGVSSKVPLVTLIKTAMELKPIKTLGIISASREEGALVQLKEARKIAAQSGIVLVETNVASVAGVDTALATLYATRVDCVYVTECTAGSRSFEKIVHRCNELKIPVISQMPGAAHKGALISLEADPVEQGQLAAEYVARILSGKKASHLPVATPKRVDLIVNMKAARLLDLNVPFPVLSAATRVLK is encoded by the coding sequence GTGATCCCCGCATCGGACTCCCGTGCGGGCGGAAAACTTGTCGCTGCACTGCTGACCTGCGACCTGCCGCGCTACCGGGACGCCCACAGGGCGTTCGTCAAGGCACTGGTGCAGAAGGGGTACGATCAGAGTAACGTCGAGGTCATCACGCAGACCCCCAACCCCGACCTCATCTCTTGGTCCAACAGCGTCAGAAAGTTCAACGCCATCGGCGCCGATGTCATCGTCGCCTACGGCGCCTCCGCCGCGCTGGCCTCCCTGCGTGAAGCGCAGGATATCCCGGTCGTTTTCGCAGATGTGTACGGCCCGGTCGAGACGGGGGTGGCAAGAAGCATGACCTCCAGCGGCCGCAACTGCGCCGGGGTCAGTTCCAAGGTCCCCCTGGTCACGCTGATTAAGACCGCCATGGAACTCAAGCCGATCAAGACCCTGGGCATCATCAGCGCCAGCCGCGAGGAAGGTGCCCTGGTGCAACTCAAGGAGGCGCGCAAGATCGCGGCCCAGTCGGGGATCGTGCTGGTGGAAACCAACGTCGCCTCTGTTGCCGGGGTGGACACGGCGCTCGCTACCCTCTACGCCACCAGGGTCGACTGTGTCTATGTCACGGAATGCACAGCGGGAAGCCGTTCCTTCGAAAAGATCGTTCACCGCTGCAACGAATTGAAGATCCCGGTGATATCGCAAATGCCCGGTGCGGCGCACAAGGGGGCCCTCATTTCGCTGGAGGCGGACCCTGTCGAGCAGGGGCAACTCGCCGCCGAATACGTGGCCCGCATCCTGAGCGGGAAGAAAGCGTCGCACCTGCCGGTGGCCACGCCGAAGCGGGTGGATCTGATCGTGAACATGAAAGCGGCGCGGCTGCTTGACCTGAATGTTCCCTTCCCGGTGCTCAGCGCAGCGACCCGGGTGCTTAAATAG
- a CDS encoding DmsE family decaheme c-type cytochrome — protein MAARLPRRGKLVILMALLPLLCLSCAELKQSKPILPIRDYEKMIVGRLDAEYVGTSNCVSKCHAHDKITDDFSHSVHGEQIKPETGLPLVNCESCHGPGSLAIAHLGDDREENTRLKKKCDTSTFLDIMHLPPQAQSLICLKCHSAASIPVLSHWNAGPHALHDVSCFDCHKLHQGPQQKVSRQQMSEMCFSCHPEVQAENSLFSHHPLREKKMFCVDCHEVHGSTQDRLLRGNTSKETCTRCHMEKQGPFAFEHGDVTENCMNCHTPHGSVNNHLLNAAMPFLCMQCHTGHLATNTPGLKQLFVNRCTDCHSQVHGTDTPSPAITGRGTLRQ, from the coding sequence ATGGCAGCACGTCTTCCACGCCGCGGCAAACTCGTCATCCTCATGGCGCTTTTACCCCTTCTCTGTCTTTCCTGCGCCGAACTGAAGCAGAGCAAACCCATCCTCCCCATCCGCGACTACGAGAAGATGATCGTGGGGCGGCTCGACGCCGAGTACGTCGGCACCAGCAACTGCGTTTCCAAGTGCCACGCCCACGACAAGATCACCGACGACTTCAGCCACAGCGTGCACGGCGAGCAGATCAAGCCCGAGACCGGCCTGCCGCTGGTGAACTGCGAATCGTGCCATGGCCCCGGCAGCCTCGCCATCGCCCACCTGGGGGATGACCGCGAGGAGAACACCCGCCTCAAGAAGAAGTGCGACACCTCGACCTTCCTCGACATCATGCACCTCCCCCCCCAGGCCCAGTCTCTGATCTGCCTGAAGTGCCATTCCGCCGCGTCGATCCCCGTGCTTTCCCACTGGAACGCAGGTCCCCACGCGCTGCACGACGTCAGCTGCTTCGACTGCCACAAGCTGCACCAGGGGCCTCAACAGAAGGTGAGCCGGCAGCAGATGTCGGAGATGTGCTTTAGCTGCCACCCCGAGGTGCAGGCGGAGAATTCCCTGTTCTCGCACCATCCGCTGCGGGAGAAGAAGATGTTCTGCGTGGACTGCCACGAGGTGCACGGCTCGACCCAGGACCGCCTGCTCCGGGGGAACACCTCCAAGGAAACCTGCACCAGGTGCCACATGGAGAAGCAGGGGCCCTTCGCCTTCGAGCACGGCGACGTGACCGAGAACTGCATGAACTGCCACACCCCGCACGGCTCGGTGAACAACCACCTCCTGAACGCGGCTATGCCGTTTCTGTGCATGCAGTGCCACACCGGGCACCTCGCCACCAACACGCCGGGGCTGAAGCAGCTCTTCGTCAACCGCTGCACGGACTGTCACTCCCAGGTGCATGGCACCGATACCCCCTCTCCGGCCATCACCGGTAGGGGCACGCTGCGCCAGTAA
- a CDS encoding ABC transporter ATP-binding protein, whose protein sequence is MFEKLKHGLPGSFFNSENGQQPVNLHDTRGVGIRIEQLNKSFGPNHVLKDVNLEIQAGETFCIIGPSGTGKSVLLKHIVKLETPDSGEIYIDDLPIFGAGANPGAHDYRYSMVFQSSALFNSLTVGENVGLWLREKRVCKEQQIREIIKQKLEMVGLVGKEELRTSELSGGMKKRVAIARSLAMNPDLILYDEPTAELDPVTTDELANTILKLKESTRNTTVIVTHDLNFALYISDRIAMMHGGSVVEIGTPREIKKSDNPIVRGFIYTTTKGIRGE, encoded by the coding sequence ATGTTCGAGAAGCTTAAACACGGCCTCCCAGGTTCTTTCTTTAACTCAGAGAACGGCCAGCAGCCGGTCAACCTGCACGACACCAGGGGGGTCGGCATCAGGATCGAACAGTTGAACAAGTCCTTCGGGCCCAACCACGTGCTCAAGGACGTGAACCTCGAGATCCAGGCGGGGGAAACCTTCTGTATCATCGGTCCCTCCGGCACCGGGAAAAGCGTGCTTTTGAAACACATCGTGAAGCTGGAAACGCCGGACAGCGGCGAGATCTACATCGACGATCTCCCCATCTTCGGCGCGGGTGCCAACCCCGGGGCGCACGATTACCGCTACAGCATGGTGTTCCAGTCCTCGGCCCTGTTCAACTCGCTAACGGTGGGGGAGAACGTGGGGCTGTGGCTTCGCGAGAAGAGGGTCTGCAAGGAGCAGCAGATCCGCGAGATCATAAAGCAGAAGCTGGAGATGGTCGGGCTGGTGGGGAAGGAGGAGCTGCGCACCTCCGAACTCTCCGGCGGGATGAAAAAGCGCGTCGCCATCGCGCGGTCGTTGGCCATGAACCCCGACCTGATCCTGTACGACGAGCCGACCGCCGAGCTCGACCCGGTCACCACCGATGAGCTGGCGAACACCATCCTGAAGCTCAAGGAGAGCACCAGGAACACCACGGTGATCGTGACCCACGACCTGAACTTCGCGCTGTACATCTCGGACCGGATCGCCATGATGCACGGCGGCTCGGTGGTCGAGATCGGCACGCCACGCGAGATAAAGAAAAGCGACAATCCGATCGTGCGCGGCTTCATCTACACCACGACCAAGGGGATAAGGGGGGAATAG
- a CDS encoding CoA-binding protein, which translates to MQVPDIKEILTRYRTVAVVGLSPDSGKPSHEVAAYLKRAGYRIIPVNPAVDEVFGEKSYPTLAEIPGAVEIVDVFRRSEFVPEIVEQAIAKGAKVLWLQEGVVHEEAARRARDAGLEVVMDRCMLKEHVKAVKR; encoded by the coding sequence ATGCAAGTTCCTGACATCAAAGAAATACTGACCAGGTACCGTACCGTCGCCGTGGTGGGGCTTTCCCCCGACTCCGGCAAGCCCAGCCACGAGGTCGCCGCCTATCTCAAGCGAGCCGGCTACCGCATCATCCCCGTGAACCCGGCGGTGGACGAGGTCTTTGGCGAGAAGAGCTACCCGACCCTTGCCGAGATCCCCGGGGCGGTGGAGATCGTCGATGTCTTCCGCCGTTCCGAGTTCGTGCCGGAGATCGTGGAGCAGGCGATCGCCAAGGGGGCCAAGGTGCTCTGGTTGCAGGAAGGGGTGGTCCACGAGGAGGCCGCGCGGCGCGCCCGCGATGCGGGGCTCGAGGTGGTGATGGACCGCTGCATGCTGAAAGAGCACGTCAAGGCGGTGAAACGGTGA
- a CDS encoding twin-arginine translocase TatA/TatE family subunit, whose translation MFGFSPADWIFIAGVMVVIFFFVAVSGMRKR comes from the coding sequence ATGTTCGGATTCAGCCCGGCAGATTGGATCTTCATCGCCGGCGTGATGGTGGTAATCTTCTTCTTCGTCGCCGTGAGCGGTATGCGCAAACGGTGA
- a CDS encoding tetratricopeptide repeat protein, giving the protein MERDMTPLAGVTYYRPPAGTTVTGLDGKVSFTIGPEPVPLLDEDYKALDGELPGYDAVGRGLYQALRTDPGCRYCELYAEMLKGYPHYVSELASHILMLGEKDVEVPYLERRVKLLRIFALMEPENAHFPLEIGATLLEQACRFSALHLSTVTLFKAEGYLDRARELAGDQPRCLTTLAEVSFLLGKYDKAASLWSALMPQVEAAAQAELRARLERIERGEVPRVPAVDYLEAIAGAMALREDGGYQEATAILNDVMADAWFALEFPMAEIPYLLALCCKDLGAAGDARFYLRQALKINPEFEEAKATLQQLEQ; this is encoded by the coding sequence ATGGAAAGAGATATGACCCCCCTCGCAGGCGTTACCTATTACCGTCCTCCGGCGGGCACCACGGTGACCGGGCTGGACGGCAAGGTTTCCTTCACCATCGGGCCGGAGCCGGTCCCGCTTCTGGATGAGGACTACAAGGCGCTTGACGGGGAGCTTCCCGGCTATGACGCCGTCGGGCGCGGCCTGTACCAGGCCCTGCGCACGGATCCCGGCTGCCGCTACTGCGAACTCTACGCGGAGATGCTCAAGGGGTATCCCCATTACGTCTCGGAGCTGGCCAGCCACATCCTGATGCTGGGCGAGAAGGACGTCGAGGTTCCCTACCTGGAGCGGCGCGTGAAGCTGCTGCGCATCTTCGCCCTCATGGAACCGGAGAACGCGCACTTCCCGCTGGAGATCGGGGCGACCCTTTTGGAGCAGGCCTGCCGCTTCTCGGCGCTGCACCTCTCCACGGTCACCCTCTTCAAGGCGGAGGGGTACCTGGACCGGGCGCGCGAACTGGCGGGCGACCAGCCCCGCTGCCTTACCACCCTGGCCGAAGTGTCGTTCCTGCTGGGGAAGTACGACAAGGCGGCGTCGCTTTGGAGTGCGCTGATGCCGCAGGTCGAGGCGGCCGCCCAGGCCGAGCTGAGGGCGCGCCTGGAGCGGATCGAGCGGGGCGAGGTGCCCCGGGTCCCGGCCGTGGACTACCTGGAGGCCATCGCGGGCGCCATGGCCCTGCGTGAGGACGGAGGGTACCAGGAGGCGACCGCCATCCTCAACGACGTGATGGCCGACGCCTGGTTCGCGCTCGAATTCCCGATGGCCGAGATCCCGTACCTGCTGGCGCTTTGCTGCAAGGACCTGGGCGCCGCCGGCGACGCTCGCTTTTACCTGCGGCAGGCCCTGAAGATCAACCCCGAGTTCGAAGAGGCCAAGGCCACACTGCAGCAACTGGAACAGTAG